Part of the Vigna angularis cultivar LongXiaoDou No.4 chromosome 1, ASM1680809v1, whole genome shotgun sequence genome, accattttcaaatttaaagtgaacacatttatcaacatcattaTTTGAAATATCATCACATAGCAATACATTATCTAGTTTTTCATGCCACTAttttggtgcttgttttaacccatacaaagattttaaaagtttacaaactttattatcttgaccaggtacaacacacccttcaggttgagtTATATAAATTTTCTCCTCTAAATCGCCATTCAAAAATgcagttttaacatccatttggtgTATCACTAGCTTATGGATGGCTGTTAAGGCTAACAAAACTTGAATAGAGGAAATCCTGGTCACAGgggcaaaagtatcaaagtaatctatgttgagtttttgagtaaaacctttCGCTACTATCCTTGCCTTATACTTCTACTTCTCTATAGATCCATCaggatgatatttttttattaaagatccacttacaaccaatgaGTTTTGCTTCTTTAGGCAAATCTACTAAGgtccaagtattatttttctgaatattCAATTTCAGTCTTAATGGCTTTATCTCATTGTTTTGCATCAGAAGCACTAATAGCTTCTACAAAGGTActtggatcattatcaactaGATAGGTATAGAAATCATTACTAAATGAAGTTTCCTTCCtctgtcttttacttcttcttaaCTCTTCACATAAGgcatctttattattattatctacaGGTTAAGAcatctcactaacctttaaaggaaaaaaatgttcaaacaacatttttcgtCTCCATTATAGAATTACTTTCAAATATATCACTTTTAAGAACTAGAAACCTATAGGCAGCATTATGTTCAGCATAGCCTAAGAACATGCAATCAGAGGTTTTAGAACCTATTTCCCTTTTCTTAGGATTgggtaacatcaccttagctaggcacccccacactcttagatatttaaggttaggttgacAACCTTTCCACAACTCATAGAGAGTTTACCAATTTTCTTAtgaggtattctattttgtaaaaaaacacgtagtaagcaaggcttctccccaaaggtTATCAAGTGCACTAGAACTAATAAGCATCGCATTCATCATCTCCTTAAGAGTTCTATTATTTCTCtcagctactccattagactcaggtgAATATGGTGGGGTTACTTCATGGATTATACCTTCTTAATACAAAATGTAATTAAACAATACATATTTAccacctctatctgatctaatcctcttaattttcttatttaattgattttccaCTTCTGCTTTATAGGTTAAAACACATCAAAGACttcaattttatgtttgattaaataCACTTTAGTGTATATAGAGTAATCATCtataaaagttacaaaataatttttacctcctctagacatGGTTTGTTTTAAATCAGCTAGATCAGTATGAATTAGCCCTAACAATTCAGTTTGATAATCTATAGAATAACATGTTTTCTTGgttattttagattctacacataCATCATAATTACTACTCtatttatcatgcatattaattaatcttaGTCGTTgtaatttcataacataggaaGAATTCAAatgtcctaatctagcatgccatatatAATATGAGTCAACAATATAAGCAGAAGAAGacaattcattaatattttcagaaatgttAAGCATAAAGATACCTTGATCACAATATCTTTTCCCCACAAAAACATTAGTTTTTGTCATTACAATCTTGTCAGACTCgaatgacactttaacccccACTTTTCCTAGTAGTGctacagagattaaattaaatctgattgatggcacatgtagcacatcactcaaggccagAGTCTTTCCAGATGTGACTTTTGAGAACTTTTCCTTTTACCAAAACAGGAGTGGTCTTGGAATCACCGAAGTAGACGtgttcttctccatcccctacactagtgtaagagCTAAAGGCACTTTTGTTTGCACAGATATGCCTGATAGCACCAGAGTCTACCACCCACTTTCTCATATTGGTCATCAGATTTACTTGAGAAACGACCTCAGcaataatgtcatctccttcgACTATATTAGCTAcctttcttcttaaaggtggGGTTAGATGTGTTAGGGcgatatttttgaaaattactttTCCTATTGTGATCAGGTTTGTGTTCGTACCTTTTTGGAATAGGTTTGTCTTCTACCATGTTTGCTTTTGCATACAAAACTTTGGCTCTCACAACAACACACTATTTcctgttggtatcttcaataATTATGTGAGTGATCAGCTCTGAAAGTGACAATTGCTTGTGTTTGTGGTTTCATTTCTTGCTTGTAATCAGTCTAGGAAGGTGACAGTTTTTCGATCAGAAGCTCCGAAACAAATTCATATGGTAGAAGAACGTTCTCCGCTTTGATATCTTCGAGCAGCTTGTGGTAATCATTGCTTTGCGACTTTATGTCATTGTCTTCAACCATTTCCCAACGATAGTAATTCCCAATAATAAACCTTTGCCTGAGTATATCTTTAGcagtgtatttgagaatcaacgaatCCCAAATGTCTTTCGCCTACTTATAGGAACAGTACACATCAAACAAATCGTTAGAGAGTGCACTAAGTAAAGTATGTCAGCATACCTTGTTAGCATCAACCCAACTTCAACTTGTTTCGAATTTGGAAAGAGATTGGAGTTAGGTTTtgaagatgaaagagcaaaggCGACTCtgtacatgtctaagagggttgACACACATTCTTGCCAATGCCGAAAATTCTGACCAGAGAAGACTTCGATTTTTGATACATCCGGAAGGGTTTCACGAAGACAGTTTGAGTTCCGAAAACAATATTCTAATTCTATGGGATTGATTTGTTGttgtcagccataagtccttaatATTGTTATAGAAGCtgacaataaaagaataaaaatcacGAACAAAGGATTTCTCGAGGCGTGTAGATTAATGTCCTTAAGGATTtctccgcggtgtattgcgcaagcttcccaaaatacaataagaacttctcagaatttatgagaatctcagaactagcaaggatgtCTAAAATGAGAAAGAGTGAAACCCAgaataagagaaaaagagacTTGAAAAGAAGCTATGGAAAAATCTATGCAAGGGAAAGGGAGAGCTCAACAATGTGAGAGAAAGAGAACTCGTTGGTTTTGCGGGTAGTTGAGCTGCAGTGCGTAGAAATCTTGAAACTTGTGGAAGCAACATTTTTGCAACGTTAGttgttaagacctcgacaagtgtaccgaatcatatcaagtaataataaatggtaagaccaagtatcgtttcccaagagactcacgacactaaacagtcatgcaattacttaactaattaagactttgaagaacaatttagggtttttaaatgcaaaaacaagaaagtaaatatgaatgcaattttgatcaattgaagagaaaggcaaaagtgaatgatgatgtTTGTATTatgagatgaagatgttgttggggtttagatttcacctagtcaccctcatgtatataagaattcttcttctttattaaatgtcaatgtcactttctaaattacttagaacccgatgtctTGGCGAAAGAAgactatccttaattactagaccacaatgtcatgcatccctaataattaattttgcattacgaacggaagcttaagacaacAAAGTgttctatccctatgtctaggcaatagttcCCCTGGGAGAAATTCCCTAGTTCTAGGTTTCTAGGTTTTCAACAACAAAGAAGACCacaaatcatgccatgaatgagttaaacataacaagcatataGGACGTGCATGGCTCCAGAGAGTTGgaaaaatctgaatttgtgtcacttctgtcaaaagataccctttctaggacgtgcaagtccttatatacagcTGAATTGGATCATCGGCCAACATCGCCAACGCTCATCGCCCCTACTTAGAGTGCCCAGGCAAGGTTGCGAGAGAAATGGTGCTCAGAGCCCTAGGAAcggcgcccaggcgtgaaacGATACTTAAAGATTGGCGCTCAGCGTCTCTGAAAGGGCGCCCAGGTGTGGATGCGAGACCTCCAGCGCTGAGGATCCAGAAAAGGGCACCCAAGCGTGGTTGCAAGACAACCAGCACCCAGGGCCCCAGAAAAAGGTGCCCAAGCATCCTGCAACCTTCTGCAGCCTTCTCTTCTGGTGCTCTTTTTGTCCTTTCtgagttccaacttcttgacaatttaactcctcttccaattcatcccagtttcctacaaaatcaagggaatttagtgataaaatcctcaagtataacctcaactctcttattcaccaaaataaGCTAAAAGCAAGAGAActagcaagtttctaagtcaaaaagggttcatttattatcaaaatttaatcccaaataacggtgaaatcaaccgttatcattaGCCTTGCCTGCGGAAAACTGAAACAGAAGCAAAGCATGGTCAAACCTTTattttgcaataaaataaatgtataagtTTATTATAGCCTCACGCGGGTGTCTCCTTTGTATGAAACTTTCAGAATCTCTCATGCCAGTTTTGCTAACGTTGCCTTTACTATCTTTTCAAAACCTGCTTCTTTCACTACATTGAACAAAAAGTACAATGTTGACCCATCTATGATACGTGTTCTGTTTAATGTAGTAGTTTGTGTTGTCGTTAGATGTTCGTCTTCATTGGGTCCCTCGAATCCATCTTCCACTATATCACAAACATCTTAGGATTTTAGAAggactctctttttttctctcctacTCGATACTCAATGAACTATAATACCACTTTGTTGAATAAAGAACCGCTGCGCACACATAAAAGATATTATCTTTATTGAATAAAGGTCACTACACTCACTTTTGATGTTTATTGTAAAACTGAGGGGGTGATTTGTATTCACTATTGTTGGCTTTAAATAGCCAAGTGCCAAGTacataaaccaaaaataaaacaaaactaaaatatcaaCAACCACTAACTAATCGAGTTGTcacaatacaaaaaaataaaaacaaaaacaattgaAATATCCAGTTGACTTCTATCAGCAGAATACAAATTCCACTAAACCAAAATATCCTAACCTAACTAGCTGAATCTAACAATATGACACTTAAACGAGACAgcaataaaactaaaacaaaattataaattctaatCCTTTTAactttaagtttatttaacaaaacttaacagaaaatagaagaaaaggCAATTTCCATAAGTTTCAGTCTATTGATTCACAATGATCACATCATATATATAGTCTGCACTAAAAGAATTGGTGTGACCTAAAACCTTGGAGGATAAAGGCATATTCTGTACTATCTATTGACAACTCGTTGTTGCTCTAGAATGTCcactaaaataacataaatgaaataACAGAAAAGATTCCTTATTGTGATGTCATTCTGTTATGCTAATTACGTGGTGTTTAAACCAGAATTATAAGGCTCTTCTATTAGGCCCCCCACAAGCTGGAGGTGCAAAAATGTTTTGTAATTGCAACTTGGATAAATTCAACTTGAAGGAATGTGGAGATAAGGCTTTTGTGAAGATGTCCGCGAGTTGATTAGAAGAAGGAACAGGAAGTAGTGTCATCAAGCCTTCTTAGGATTTCTCACGCACAATGTGACAATCTATATCCAGATGTTTCGTTCTTTCGTACAACACTGGATTTGCAGCAATGTGAAGGGCACTATTATTGTTACATGAAAGTAGAGAAATCTAAGAAAGGGAAATATGGAGATCTTTGAGCAAATAAATGATCCATTGTAACTCGCAAGTAGCTGAAGCGATGGCTCTATATTCAGCCTCGGAGGATGATCGGGACACAGTGGTTTGTTTCTTAGTTTTCCATGAGACAAGAGAActtccaataaaaaaacaataacccGTGATGGAACGTCTTGAGTCCCCACATGTTGCCCAATCAGTGTCGCTAAAGCCAGAAACTTGAGTAGGACAAATTCTAGGGAAGAAGAGACCTATAGCCGGGCAACCTTTAAGGTAACGAAGAACACACATAGCTGCAACATGATGagttttggttggttttgacaTGAATTGGCTCAACTGTTGTGTTACAAAAGTAATATCAGGGCGAGTTGTCGTCAAATACACCAATCTGCCAACAAGGCGCCTATATGGCAATGGATCATCAAGATAGCCAGAAGCATCATTGTGAAGCCTAAGAGTACTGTCCATTGAAGGGGAGGAGGGTTTACATTCAAGAATTCCTGAATCTATAAGCAAGTCTAAGCAGTACTTGCGTTAACAGAGTAAAATCCCCTTTGAAGAGTGAGCCACTTTAATTCCTAGGAAATACTTTAGCTTTCCTAAATCCTTGATATGAAAATTGTTGTGAAGAATATGCTTAATGTGGTTGATTTCTTGAACAGAGTTATCGGTTAACacaatatcatccacatatatTATCAAAGCAGTGAAATCTGAACCACGCCTTCTGGTGAAGAGACTATGGTCAACATGAGCTTGTTTATAACCACATGTCaacaacaaattagataactttTCGTACCATATCCTGCTTGATTGCTTTAGCCCATAGAGGGATTTGCACAATTTACAGCTTTGACCAGAATGGTATCCTGATAATCCCAATGACATCTCCATGTACACATCCTCCACAAGGTCTCCATGGAAGAAAGCAGTACTGACATCTAATTGTTGGATGTGTCAGTGGTTGATAGAAGCTAAGGCAAGGACTATATGAACAGTGGTCATTTTGACGATTGGGGAAAATGTTTCGAAATAGTCGATGCTTTCAATTTGTGAATACCCCTTTGCTACCAATCACGCTTTGTAGCGCTCTATGCTTCCATCGGGCAGCCTCTTGATTTTGTATACCCACTTGCAACCTATGGGTCGAACATAATGAGGAGTCTCAACCACATCCCAAGTGTGATTCAACTCGAGGGTTTTGATCTCACATTGCATGGCGTCATGCAAACACTGGTGCTTCACTGCTTCGTAGAAACTAGCGGGTTCACGCTCAGAATTTATGGCCAGGAGAAGACGATGATGGGAAGGGGAGACATTTATGTATGAGAGAAAGCTTTGAATCATATGTGAGCACCTTGTGGATGATTGTGTGAACTTAAGGGAAGAAAGCTTGTATTGGTATTCGGAAAGGTATGGAGGAGGATGGGTGTCGCGTTCTAAACGGCACGGTGGTGGCACGAAAATTGGGGATGGTGTGTGGCGGGTTTGAATTTCTGGTGAACTAGAGTTAGGGTTGGAGGTCGTGGTTTTAGGGAAAAGGGAGAAGCTTCGTTCTAGTGAATGTGAAAGCGTGTTTGGGTTGGTTCTTTGAGGTTCTAAGGCCTTTCTGGGTGGTGTGGATGGAGAATCTGGATTTGGTTCTATGGTTAGGGTATGTTGGGTTATGGGTGTAGAGAGTAATGGAGGTGTGTGGAAAGGGAAAATTGTTTCATGGAAGACAACATTTCTAGACATGAATGTTTCTCTTGTAGTAATGTCTAGAATAACATATCCTTTTGTACCATTTTGAAAACCCAAAAAAGCACATTTTCTAGATCGAGGttcaaatttatgaatttgattgtGAGTGGATACATAACATAAACAACCAAAGATTTGATCATGGAAAAATAGGGTGTAA contains:
- the LOC108319368 gene encoding uncharacterized mitochondrial protein AtMg00810-like; this encodes MDSTLRLHNDASGYLDDPLPYRRLVGRLVYLTTTRPDITFVTQQLSQFMSKPTKTHHVAAMCVLRYLKGCPAIGLFFPRICPTQVSGFSDTDWATCGDSRRSITGYCFFIGSSLVSWKTKKQTTVSRSSSEAEYRAIASATCELQWIIYLLKDLHISLS